A window from Cryptomeria japonica chromosome 1, Sugi_1.0, whole genome shotgun sequence encodes these proteins:
- the LOC131041879 gene encoding histone-lysine N-methyltransferase SUVR5 isoform X2 gives MSANENIDNGITPLESPNSANNDFQEGQRQCGMGVAEDNPEVSVGIGGTTETQIFLNGEQGHLKDGVFEQCVEMLKSEYPSDALERKEAALKNQEINRQSGLALWVKWRGKWQAGIQCSMDDCPSTTVKAMPTYGRKTYIVVYFPNSRSHFWTDSQLACTISEKPEPLAFGTHETGQELVKDLSIPRQYMLQKLAIDMLEASDQLHVEAVVESARNVNVWKEFAKEAAQCTVYSDLGRMLLKLRSMILEIYISPSWMEKIDFWKQECENTKTAEGLEKLTKDLEDAILWDEVAKLWNAPEQTALGVEWKTWKKESMKLFSIYNPSTSYTFERNFDRESREKYTRISDTLGTNGVEASRKRQKLEIRRGNSSEGKDAAESQFIASGEVFNLPFVSHTGECQHAIGDSKPAVEEVDLKNQSLTEIEASHTDHAYQRCSAFVESKGRKCNRSAIDGGIFCHLHLNFRSSDNAHKVAHDDSLSLTVQTELSFPICQGMTKHRKRCTHRSRNGTSFCKKHMPQDVHILDDADATRSSSNSQKRDTILVEGHPAEKVSTSADVCHTESQNKQSSPSFSNMETTHGNISQKLDNGSNLLLPERSSAKVSNRSGNWSRCIGSCRNHGGQCSHRAKRGSSYCEKHLPSSLGLHHRYTESMLNDIFKNTLNEESHHSNFKNLLDDYMKSRLAKGGDCDLNLEDRGLDKLIGEASKDPEIANVWLEKVSAEKEKLAKRFGFEESENDAFASSPGISEVQKPLGSVVLAGNGLERQSPQGEMDVFETVHSSANELVNQKCQGCSEEFSDMRTLSHHCITNHKRAAERHFRGYACGNCSSSFTNKKGLERHVKIHHSGVSLEQCTEYSCIACGVHIVDCDQLWQHVMLAHPKELNQSVCIKEQVHYTESSKPLKVEQDKQDAVNPSCSKQDCSCEFDFEHKIESNHCNISTFDEDSGFGEKRTFARDPLKRFSCRFCGMKFSLLPDLGRHHQAKHMGSSSGNKPNHRKGKESFAAKWRANKGNLRKIQTSAGLKNAAAIARKKLIKRNNLQRSIRVDNKVQLHNQSEGKDRFTEAYLSAVANMLLSEGQKVRQLPNNLEILHVARLACCRANLQASLEEKYGTLSERLYVKAARLCSEENIRVEWHKEGFICSKGCKPKVDTQDSVLLTPVLDVCLNPGTFQVNDHDMITNETHSKETSENVESHLVLNASDIKSSHQRKIVVLLEDLSFGQETVPIPCVMDEDLIGIDGKDQHLDSSRPWEIFSYITDRLLDSSLGLDAKSSQLGCTCTQPQCSPESCDHVYLFENDNENAQDIYGKPINGRFPYDENGRIILEKGYLVYECNSMCSCQKECQNRILQNGVQVKLEVYKTKNKGWGVRAAEAICRGTFICEYIGEVLNGQEANKQRERYDKEGGCYLYDIGLHIDTNEYQFMEAPNPYVIDATKYGNVARFINHSCSPNLVNYQVLVESMDCQLAHIGLYSSRDIAFGEELAYDYNYKLFPGKGSLCHCGAENCRGRLY, from the exons TGGAGAGGAAAATGGCAAGCAGGAATACAGTGCTCCATGGATGACTGCCCTTCAACAACAGTGAAAGCTATGCCAACTTATGGACGAAAAACATACATTGTAGTTTACTTTCCAAACTCTCGCAGCCATTTTTGGACAGATTCACAACTTGCATGTACAATTTCGGAGAAACCAGAACCTCTTGCATTTGGTACCCATGAGACTGGACAAGAACTGGTAAAGGACCTCAGTATACCACGGCAGTACATGTTGCAAAAACTTGCAATTGATATGTTGGAGGCCAGTGATCAACTTCATGTTGAG GCTGTGGTAGAAAGTGCCCGTAATGTAAATGTTTGGAAGGAATTTGCAAAGGAGGCTGCTCAATGTACAGTTTACTCTGATTTGGGTAGAATGTTACTAAAGCTTCGCAGT ATGATATTGGAAATATATATTAGCCCTTCATGGATGGAAAAAATTGATTTCTGGAAGCAAGAATGTGAGAACACAAAAACTGCTGAGGGTTTGGAGAAACTTACAAAG GATTTGGAGGATGCAATTTTGTGGGATGAGGTTGCAAAGCTTTGGAATGCTCCTGAGCAAACTGCTTTAGGGGTAGAATGGAAAACATGGAAAAAGGAGTCCATGAAATTGTTCTCAATATATAATCCTTCAACATCATACACCTTTGAAAGGAACTTTGATAGGGAGAGCAGGGAAAAGTACACAAGAATCAGTGATACATTAGGTACTAATGGTGTTGAGGCTAGTAGGAAACGCCAAAAACTAGAAATACGTCGTGGAAATTCCTCAGAAGGAAAAGATGCAGCTGAATCTCAGTTTATTGCTTCAGGGGAAGTGTTTAATTTGCCATTTGTTTCTCATACTGGCGAGTGTCAGCATGCTATCGGTGATTCAAAACCCGCAGTAGAGGAAGTTGACTTGAAGAATCAATCCCTGACAGAGATAGAGGCATCACATACTGATCATGCATATCAACGATGCTCTGCTTTTGTGGAAAGTAAGGGTAGAAAATGCAATCGATCGGCAATTGATGGAGGCATATTTTGTCACCTACATTTAAATTTTCGTTCTTCAGATAATGCTCATAAAGTAGCACATGATGACTCTTTATCTTTAACAGTGCAAACAGAACTCAGTTTTCCAATATGTCAGGGTATGACCAAACATAGAAAAAGGTGTACTCACCGATCTCGGAATGGAACTTCCTTCTGTAAGAAACATATGCCTCAAGATGTTCATATCTTAGATGATGCGGATGCAACTAGAAGTTCAAGCAATAGCCAAAAAAGAGATACAATATTGGTTGAGGGACACCCAGCAGAGAAGGTATCAACTTCAGCAGATGTTTGCCACACAGAGAGTCAGAATAAGCAAAGTTCTCCATCTTTTTCAAACATGGAAACAACACATGGAAACATATCTCAGAAATTGGACAATGGCAGCAACTTATTACTGCCAGAGAGGTCTTCTGCCAAAGTCTCCAACAGGAGCGGAAATTGGTCCCGTTGTATTGGAAGTTGCCGCAATCACGGTGGTCAATGTTCTCACAGGGCTAAGAGGGGTTCATCTTATTGTGAAAAACATTTACCAAGTTCATTGGGGCTCCATCATAGATATACTGAATCAATGTTGAATGATATATTCAAAAATACACTAAATGAAGAATCACACCATTCTAACTTCAAGAATCTTTTGGACGATTATATGAAATCACGACTTGCCAAAGGAGGTGACTGTGATTTGAATTTAGAGGACAGAGGTTTGGATAAGCTCATTGGTGAAGCATCAAAAGATCCGGAAATTGCAAATGTCTGGTTAGAGAAGGTGTCAGCTGAAAAAGAAAAATTGGCAAAGCGTTTTGGTTTTGAAGAAAGTGAAAATGATGCTTTTGCAAGCTCTCCTGGGATTTCTGAGGTACAGAAGCCCCTTGGTTCAGTTGTACTGGCAGGCAATGGATTAGAAAGGCAGAGCCCTCAGGGTGAGATGGATGTGTTTGAAACTGTTCACTCTTCTGCTAATGAACTGGTAAACCAAAAGTGCCAAGGTTGTTCTGAGGAGTTTTCTGATATGCGTACCCTTAGTCACCATTGCATCACCAATCATAAGAGGGCAGCTGAAAGACATTTCAGAGGATATGCTTGTGGAAATTGTAGTAGTTCATTTACTAACAAGAAAGGTCTTGAGAGGCATGTCAAGATACATCACAGTGGAGTTTCACTTGAGCAATGCACAGAATATAGTTGTATAGCCTGTGGTGTTCATATTGTAGACTGTGATCAGCTATGGCAGCATGTGATGCTTGCTCACCCCAAGGAACTCAACCAATCTGTTTGTATCAAAGAGCAGGTTCATTATACAGAATCTTCAAAACCTTTGAAGgttgaacaagacaaacaagatgcTGTTAATCCAAGTTGTTCTAAGCAAGATTGTAGTTGTGAATTTGATTTCGAACATAAAATTGAGAGCAATCACTGTAATATATCTACGTTTGATGAGGATTCAGGATTTGGTGAAAAGAGAACCTTTGCTCGTGATCCTTTGAAGAGATTTTCTTGTAGGTTCTGTGGTATGAAGTTTAGTCTTCTCCCAGATCTTGGACGCCATCATCAAGCTAAACATATGGGTTCCAGTTCAGGGAACAAACCTAATCATAGAAAAGGAAAAGAGAGTTTTGCAGCCAAGTGGAGGGCCAATAAAGGAAATCTTAGAAAAATCCAAACCTCTGCAGGACTTAAAAATGCAGCTGCTATAGCCAGGAAGAAGCTGATAAAAAGAAATAATCTGCAGAGATCTATACGGGTTGATAATAAAGTCCAGCTACATAACCAAAGTGAAGGAAAAGACAGATTTACTGAAGCTTACCTTTCAGCTGTAGCAAACATGTTGCTGTCAGAAGGGCAAAAAGTGAGACAGTTGCCTAACAACCTGGAAATTCTTCATGTTGCTCGTTTAGCTTGCTGTAGAGCCAATTTACAGGCATCTCTCGAAGAAAAGTATGGCACTTTGTCAGAGAGGCTTTACGTTAAGGCTGCTAGGCTTTGTAGTGAGGAAAACATCAGAGTTGAGTGGCATAAGGAAGGTTTTATCTGTTCCAAAGGATGCAAGCCTAAAGTTGACACTCAAGATTCTGTTCTCTTAACCCCTGTTCTTGATGTATGCCTTAATCCTGGTACATTCCAAGTGAACGATCATGACATGATTACCAATGAAACTCATTCTAAGGAGACATCAGAAAATGTGGAAAGTCACTTGGTGTTAAATGCCTCTGATATAAAAAGCAGTCATCAAAGGAAAATTGTGGTCCTGCTTGAGGACTTGAGCTTTGGGCAAGAAACAGTACCGATTCCTTGTGTGATGGACGAAGATTTGATTGGCATAGATGGTAAAGATCAACATCTAGATTCATCAAGGCCCTGGGAGATTTTTTCCTATATAACTGATAGGCTGTTGGATTCTTCACTGGGACTTGATGCAAAG AGCTCTCAACTTGGATGCACGTGCACACAGCCACAGTGCTCTCCCGAATCATGCGATCATGTGTATCTTTTTGAGAATGACAATGAAAATGCACAAGACATTTATGGTAAACCAATAAATGGTAGATTTCCCTATGATGAGAATGGTCGAATAATTTTGGAG AAAGGTTATTTGGTATATGAATGCAACTCAATGTGTAGTTGTCAAAAAGAATGTCAGAACCGTATTCTACAAAATGGAGTACAAGTTAAACTTGAAGTCTACAAAACAAAGAATAAG GGATGGGGAGTTAGAGCTGCAGAAGCAATATGTCGTGGGACATTCATTTGTGAATACATTGGGGAGGTGTTAAATGGCCAAGAAGCCAATAAACAAAGGGAGAG GTATGACAAAGAAGGTGGTTGTTATCTGTATGATATTGGTCTCCATATTGATACAAACGAGTATCAGTTTATGGAGGCACCCAATCCTTATGTCATTGATGCAACTAAATATGGAAATGTTGCACGGTTCATAAACCATAG CTGTTCTCCAAATCTAGTTAACTATCAGGTGCTGGTAGAAAGTATGGATTGTCAACTTGCACATATTGGTCTTTATTCAAGCAGGGAT ATTGCCTTTGGAGAAGAACTAGCGTATGATTATAACTACAAATTGTTTCCAGGGAAAGGAAGCCTTTGCCATTGTGGGGCAGAAAATTGCCGTGGAAGGTTGTACTAG